Proteins found in one Carassius auratus strain Wakin chromosome 12, ASM336829v1, whole genome shotgun sequence genomic segment:
- the pnpo gene encoding pyridoxine-5'-phosphate oxidase, translated as MNVMTHFGVAGMTRLLRFCTSRIVGDIVKFIEPSVTLKVRRTSLFTSFFCRNFTDSGTDMDLSNMRKSYKSDQECFEEDQLASLDPIKQFGTWFDQATKCPEVGEANAMCLATATKDGRPSARMVLLKGYSEEGFRFFTNYESRKGTELESNPHACLVFYWEPLNRQIRIEGTVERIPYEISCDYFHSRPKSSQIGAVVSRQSTLIPSRQYLTDKNAELEEKYTNTTVPMPDYWGGYIVKPHLIEFWQGQTNRLHDRIVFLRPKEGETELGDMQHQAEGGWIYQRLSP; from the exons ATGAACGTGATGACGCACTTTGGAGTTGCAGGCATGACACGTCTATTGCGCTTCTGCACGTCCAGGATCGTCGGCGATATTGTGAAGTTTATTGAACCCAGTGTTACCCTGAAAGTCCGCCGTACTTCGTTATTTACCTCGTTTTTCTGCAGGAATTTTACTGACAGCGGCACCGACATGGATCTGAGCAACATGAGAAAGAGCTATAAGAGCGATCAGGAG TGTTTTGAGGAGGATCAGCTTGCTTCTTTAGATCCAATTAAGCAATTCGGCACCTGGTTTGATCAAGCCACTAAATGCCCTGAGGTGGGAGAAGCCAATGCAATGTGTCTTGCAACAGCCACCAA GGATGGTCGGCCCTCTGCACGCATGGTTCTTCTAAAAGGCTACAGCGAGGAGGGATTTCGCTTCTTTACCAACTATGAGAGTCGGAAAGGTACAGAGCTG GAGAGCAATCCCCATGCCTGTCTTGTGTTTTACTGGGAGCCATTAAACAGACAG ATTCGCATCGAAGGCACTGTAGAGAGAATCCCATATGAGATTTCATGTGATTATTTCCACTCAAGGCCCAAGAGCAGTCAGATCGGTGCTGTTGTTAGCAGGCAGAGCACATTAATACCAAGCCGACAA TACCTGACAGACAAGAATGCAGAGCTTGAGGAAAAGTATACGAACACTACTGTACCGATGCCAGATTACTG ggGTGGATACATTGTGAAACCCCACCTGATTGAGTTCTGGCAGGGTCAGACCAATAGATTACATGACCGAATAGTCTTTTTGCGGCCAAAAGAGGGAGAGACTGAGCTGGGGGATATGCAGCATCAAGCTGAGGGAGGCTGGATATACCAACGCTTATCCCCCTAA
- the mrpl10 gene encoding large ribosomal subunit protein uL10m — MAATLCSRLFPKSGWLPLSQSVRHGSKAVTRHRKPVHFLKQKLMAVTEYIPPTPAAPPAALAPRVRKTEEESALAVLLRKDLENLFKECKMIAVVQNNAINAEDLMVLKHKLNRHNISVKFFPNQVTRSFLSNSIYSNLLPLFVGQTVIFVSKEPKVKEMLQALKHSPQMVLLGACIENTLLSYQGILSYSRLPSMTTIQGEIVGGLTMMTSRTVSMLRHHPAHLSALLQQYVKQQGSGDSTNAVTDKDTSTIQEAAA, encoded by the exons ATGGCAGCGACCTTGTGTAGCAGGCTTTTCCCGAAATCGG GATGGCTGCCATTAAGCCAGAGTGTTCGTCATGGCTCCAAAGCTGTTACTCGTCACAGAAAGCCAGTACACTTTCTGAAGCAGAAGCTGATGGCTGTCACAGAGTACATTCCCCCCACACCTGCAGCTCCTCCTGCTGCTTTGGCTCCACGAGTCAGAAAGACTGAAGAG GAAAGTGCTCTGGCAGTTTTGTTGAGGAAAGACCTAGAAAACTTGTTTAAGGAATGTAAGATGATTGCTGTGGTCCAAAACAATGCAATCAATGCAGAGGACCTCATGGTGCTGAAACACAAACTGAACAGACACAATATCAGTGTCAAGTTCTTCCCAAACCAG GTGACAAGGTCCTTTCTCAGCaacagcatttacagtaacctgTTGCCTCTATTTGTTGGCCAGACTGTGATATTTGTTAGTAAAGAGCCAAAAGTTAAAGAGATGCTCCAAGCGTTAAAACACAGTCCTCAGATGGTGCTGTTAG GCGCTTGTATAGAGAACACATTGCTTTCATATCAAGGCATTCTCAGTTACTCCAGACTCCCGTCTATGACCACTATCCAGGGTGAGATAGTTGGTGGTCTAACCATGATGACTTCACGGACTGTCTCAATGCTGCGTCACCATCCAGCTCACCTTTCCGCCCTCCTTCAGCAGTACGTCAAACAGCAAGGCTCTGGGGACTCCACAAATGCTGTTACAGATAAAGATACTTCAACAATACAGGAAGCAGCAGCTtga